From the genome of Pochonia chlamydosporia 170 chromosome Unknown PCv3seq00011, whole genome shotgun sequence:
ACAGAGAGAAgctaaccctaaccctaacctaaccctaaccctaaccccaaacctaaccctaaccctaaccccaaacctaaccctaaccctaaccccaaacctaaccctaaccctaaccccaaacctaaccctaaccctaaccccTAACCCTCACCCTAACCACTAACCCTAACCAGTGTCATGTAAATGACCAAGGGTACAGTGTGTCGCACTGTACTTGCACTATGCGCGAAATACCGCCATAGTGACTCGGGTTAGGATTGGTCCAGTACGCGCTGTCTGCAAGGACACGTCACACTGTGACCAAAACGGTGGCCGCACGCGTCTCCTCCAATCACGAAAGTGATAAGTTAGGGGGCTGGGAAGtcagctgccagcttgtGTAACACAAGGCTTTAGGCAGCagtcttcctcgccgccctcgaGGAACATAAGAACGCGCTGTCTCTCGACACATAGACACATGCCCTGATGAGCCAAGCACGGCGAAACTTGAGATTTTTCCTGGATTGGAGATCCAAGTAGGCACCAACGTGAAGTCGCTCATAATTCTGCAATAAAACGCGTCCATTTAACTGTCCCCTAACCCTAATTCTTCGTTTTACCATGGGATCCGTTAAGTCATTCAGAGATGTGGGAGTCGCTGTCCAACAGAGCGAGTTATCCAAGACAACTGCCTCTGCTTCCACACTTCAGGAATTGATTTCTACAATTCCTCGTGCCTATCAAGCAGTGCTGGGAGACCACCTGCAAAAGAAATACCGGGTTGCTCATAAACACGCCAATGTTCAAAGCACCATTTCGGCATACGAAAGACACGAGAATGACAAATCCTTCCCGCCGCTGATTCGGAATGCGCTGAAGGAACCAAAATTACAATTCGCCAAAGAATTCCTTGGGACTACGGAAGGGAGCAATGCTCCTGCAGccttcaagtccaagttGTTCACCGCACGGGCGACCGCTCTAGCGTCCGCGATCGAGTTGAAAAAATCAGAGCTTGAGCATCTAGCCACTCTCATCATTCCTGATGACTTTAATTGGAAAAATCAAGTCAAGGAAGTTGCAAAGAAGGTTGCTCAAAGTGCTGGCGGAGCGTTTGCATTGAACAACCAACGTGAGTGGCAGCTCACGGGGGTCGCTCCTGCCGCACAAACAGAATTTTCTACCATGTGGGGAGCTTGCCAGGTATACACATACCGGGTGCTAGCCCTCGCAAGGTCAGCAATAGACCGCGCGGAAATCCAAAAAGTCGCTAAAATGCAACTTAAGGATAATACCGACGTGGAAATGACTGATGGTCTTGCAAGGGAACCCGCCGTCAAAGACATCATCAGAGAAGAGCTAAAAGCCTTCAAACTTGAGCTAGTCAGAAGCCAAAGTATGTCTCCACCAGTCAAAAGACGGGGTGATATGCTAACCTCAAACAGATCAGTCAAGAAAATCCACCGGAAGAGTccagaagaacaaaaagaactCTGGAGGAAGACCGAAAAACGGTGGTGGGaatggaaagaagaagggcaagaagtcACGATAGACGCTTACCTTCATCAATGTTCTCGGGATTTTCGTCCATGGGCTCCGGACACTTTCCCAAATGTGTACCTTAAGTTGAACGATAGAACTAGGAATAAGATTGGCATTGCTTTTCTCCGAGAATGGGAAGCAgactccatgatggccgccaAACCAGGAGTGTTCCAGTTTCCCGGTGTCCAACTCCCAGAAGACATCGCATACATGTTGGCCGTCAACCACAAGTATATTCTACACGCTAAACCACAGGTACATGATGTAGCCGCAGCAAAAGATAGATTCGCAAGAACTGTCAGAATCCGCTGGCAATTCCGAAACAATACATCAAACAAGGAGTACATACCCAAGTTTCATGTCCCAAACCCTTTCTGGGAACCGCAAAAAGCTTCATCAGCAATTGAACTAGGCTTGGACAATGCCATGGAAGAGATCGACCGACAAGTCAGTCGCGCTCTTGCGACCATGGCAACTCAAAGCCCCAACCATGGAAACATGAATTGGACAAGGGTTCAACAGTTCCTAAACGATAATGATCTTTTAGTGAAACTTACAGATAAAAATCTGGGACTAGCGGTCTTTCAAAAGGAATGGTACATACAAGAAATCCACAAGATGCTGGGATCAAATAAGGCATACAAAATAGCCAGTGATCTCGACATGGAACAACTCCTCGACACACTATATGGTCAGCTCCAAAGATGGAAGCTTCCTAAAAACATGACACGGTTTATCCGCGAAAAAACAGCGTCAAAGATCCCCGAGTTCCATGCGATTCCCAAGGTACACAAAATGCCTTGGGCGCTGCGCCCGATCGTACCCTCACACTCGTGGGTAACAAGTAGGGTCTCGGAAGTCGTGGACCATTTGTGTCGTCCTATTTTGGACAAACTGCCGTGGGTTGTTGATTCATCAAAGAAGGTGATCAACAACTTGTCCAAAATAAGGATAGAATCTGACAATGTATGGATTTGCACCGGAGATGTCGTTGCATTTTATACCAACATTAATGCCCGGGCATGCTGCAAGGTAGTATGCGGAGCATGGCATAGATATGCGTCAGATTCGAAAATTCCTACCGAAACGATCAGTCAGATGATCAAATTCGTAATGGAAAACAATTACTTCTCGTTCCAAGATCAAGTATGGAAACAGCTCGATGGACTAGCCATGGGAACCTCGTGCGCACCCCTTTTGGCAAACATCTACGCTGCTTACTATGAAAGGAAGCGTCAATTAGTGTATCAACCAGGGGTACGGTTATACAATCGCTACATTGACGACATACTTGTCATCTTTGAAGGAACAAGGAAAGAGTTGATGCACTTCCTTAACCAAGTTAAGCTTGGCCCCCTAACCATCAACTGGGACGTTTCATTATTGAAGAAGGAATTTCTGGATATTGAAATCCTGAAATCTCGAGACCAGTCTGGCCCAAAGTTGGttaccagactcttcaag
Proteins encoded in this window:
- a CDS encoding reverse transcriptase (RNA-dependent DNA polymerase) domain-containing protein, with the protein product MAAKPGVFQFPGVQLPEDIAYMLAVNHKYILHAKPQVHDVAAAKDRFARTVRIRWQFRNNTSNKEYIPKFHVPNPFWEPQKASSAIELGLDNAMEEIDRQVSRALATMATQSPNHGNMNWTRVQQFLNDNDLLVKLTDKNLGLAVFQKEWYIQEIHKMLGSNKAYKIASDLDMEQLLDTLYGQLQRWKLPKNMTRFIREKTASKIPEFHAIPKVHKMPWALRPIVPSHSWVTSRVSEVVDHLCRPILDKLPWVVDSSKKVINNLSKIRIESDNVWICTGDVVAFYTNINARACCKVVCGAWHRYASDSKIPTETISQMIKFVMENNYFSFQDQVWKQLDGLAMGTSCAPLLANIYAAYYERKRQLVYQPGVRLYNRYIDDILVIFEGTRKELMHFLNQVKLGPLTINWDVSLLKKEFLDIEILKSRDQSGPKLVTRLFKKQMNRHLYIPWSSAHPLHVKKAFVKAELIRFAIISSEVEYFADARSQFYGNLRRRGYPSQVLENWFKQVSYEQRAIFLSPKEDKEMVAPLMLSGRYNPVWEYINVDEILRSAREGWNLERNLPETLQQPLIRSLSRHTSLFDLLSAWNKTILHTDMLSDETDGE